The Actinocorallia herbida DNA window GATGAAGACGACCTTGTCCTGCACTCTGCCCATCTGTGTTCCTTTCTCGGAGATCGTGTTCAACGGGCGCCCCAGCTGACGGTCTTGGTCTGCAGGTACTCGTCGAGGCCGAACTCGCCCCATTCGCGGCCGATACCGCTCTTCTTGTAGCCGCCGAAGGCCAGGTGCGGGGAGATGCCCCCGGCACCGTTGATGGAGACCGAACCGGTCCGGACCCGCTTGGCGATCTCGTAGGCGCGGGCCGGATCGGCCGCCCAGACCGAGCCGGCCAACCCGTAGGGGCTGTCGTTGGCGATGCGGACGGCGTCGGCGTCGTCCTCGAAGGGGATGACGGTGCCGACGGGACCGAAGAACTCGGTCTGCGCGATGGCCATCGCGTTGTCGACGCCGGTGAACAGCGTCGGCTCCACGAAGAAGCCCTTGTCCAGGCCGGCGGGACGGCCGCCGCCGAAGGCGATGCGCGCACCCTCCTTCTCGCCCACGCGGATGAGGTTCTCGACCTTCTCGCGCTGGGCGCGGCTGATGAGCGGCCCCATCATGGTGCCCGGCAGGGCCGGGTCTCCCACCTTGACGTGGCCGAGCGCTCCGACGATCTTCTCGACGAGTTCGTCGTGCCGGGACCGGTGAACCAGGGTGCGGGTGTGGAGCGCACAGCCCTGCCCGGCGTGCACGGTGATGCCGAACAGCACTTCGGGCAGCACCTTGTCCAGGTCTGCGTCCTCGCACACGATGGTGGCGGACTTCCCGCCGAGCTCCAGCACCACCTTCTTGATGGTGCGGGCGGCCTGCTCGTACACCAGGCGGCCGACGGTGTCGGACCCGGTGAAGCTGACCAGGTCCACCATCGGATGGGTGGTGAGCTCCCGTCCCGCCTCGACGTCCCCGGTGACGACGTTGAGGACTCCGGGCGGCAGTCCCGCCTCGTCGGCGATCTCGCCGAGGACCAGCGACTCCAGCGGGGTCGTCGGCGCGGGTTTGAGCACCGTGGTGCACCCGGCGGCGAGCGCGGGCGCGAGCTTCATGATGCTGAGGAAGAACGGGAAGTTGTAGGCCGAGATCAGCGCGGCGACGCCGAACGGCTCCCGGCGCAGCACGCCCTGGCTGATGCCCGGACCGGCGGTGGGCGCCACCGGCCGCTCCCAGGCGAAGGCGGACATGACGCGTTCGGCCATGTCGCGGAAGTGCTGGATCGGGACGCCGATCTGGATCGATTCGGCCAGCGCGCGGGTGGACCCGGCCTCGGCGATGCTCAGCTCGACGAGTTCGGGCATCCGCCGCTCCATCGCGTCGGCCATGCGGAGCATGGCCGACGCGCGCTCGCGGACCGGCATCGCGGGCCAGGGGCCCTCGTCGAACGCGCGGCGCGCGGCGCGGATCGCCCGCGCCACGTCGCCGCCCGTCGCCTGCGGCACCCGGCCGATGACCTGCTCGGTCGCCGGGTTGACGACGTCGATCCGCTCATCGCTGTCGCCGTCGGTCCAGGCGCCGTCGATGTAGAGCCGGTAGGTCGGCTCAGTGCTCATGAATCCTCCTCGGGGGTGGGTCGGGCGGAGGTCAGCCGAAAGCGCCGGCTTCGCGGAGCGCGGTGATCTGGTCCCAGTCGAAGCCGTTCTCCAGGAGGAGGAGTTCGGTGTGCTGGCCCAGTTCTGGGGCGGGGCCTTCCGGGGTGCCGGGCTCGCCGCCGAAGTGCATCGGGGAGACGGGGAGGCGGAAAGGGGCGCCGTCGTTGGATTCGAGGGAGGCCAGGAGGCCGTTGGGGGAGACCTGGACGTGGTCGTGCACTTCGGCCGGGGACAGGAC harbors:
- a CDS encoding aldehyde dehydrogenase family protein, which produces MSTEPTYRLYIDGAWTDGDSDERIDVVNPATEQVIGRVPQATGGDVARAIRAARRAFDEGPWPAMPVRERASAMLRMADAMERRMPELVELSIAEAGSTRALAESIQIGVPIQHFRDMAERVMSAFAWERPVAPTAGPGISQGVLRREPFGVAALISAYNFPFFLSIMKLAPALAAGCTTVLKPAPTTPLESLVLGEIADEAGLPPGVLNVVTGDVEAGRELTTHPMVDLVSFTGSDTVGRLVYEQAARTIKKVVLELGGKSATIVCEDADLDKVLPEVLFGITVHAGQGCALHTRTLVHRSRHDELVEKIVGALGHVKVGDPALPGTMMGPLISRAQREKVENLIRVGEKEGARIAFGGGRPAGLDKGFFVEPTLFTGVDNAMAIAQTEFFGPVGTVIPFEDDADAVRIANDSPYGLAGSVWAADPARAYEIAKRVRTGSVSINGAGGISPHLAFGGYKKSGIGREWGEFGLDEYLQTKTVSWGAR